One window of Corynebacterium accolens genomic DNA carries:
- the ileS gene encoding isoleucine--tRNA ligase, producing the protein MVKKIYPKVDMTGGSSRFPDMEEEVQKYWKQDDTFQASLEKTKDCPEYIFYDGPPFANGLPHYGHLLTGYVKDIVPRYRTMAGNYVPRVFGWDTHGLPAELEAEKQLGITDKAQIEDMGLDKFNEYCAKSVLEYTDEWEDYVNRQARWVDFDNGYKTMDINFMESVMWAFKELYDKGLIYKGFRVLPYSWAEHTSLSNQETRLDDSYKMRQDPTLTVTFPVAGAREGTAAEKTLADYPALADASFLAWTTTPWTLPSNEALAVHPEVSYALFKATDGEFAGRTFIMAENLLGTLEKELGEAEVLDTFTGAQLEGFKYEPIFGFFPDLRNAYQVLLADYVTTEDGTGVVHQAPAFGEDDMNTTNEYDIELVVPVNEDGKFTSQVPPYEGQLVFDANKSIIKDLKAAGRVVRHVTIEHSYPHSWRSGEPLIYMALPAWFVKVTEFRDRMVELNHNEIEWLPEHIRDGQFGKWLEGARDWNISRTRYWGAPIPVWMSDNDEYPRMDVYGSLDELERDFGKRPESLHRPHIDELTRPNPDDPTGKSTMRRVPDVLDCWFESGSMPFAQKHYPFENKEWFETHSPADFIVEYSGQTRGWFYLLHVLSTALFDRPAFKKVVAHGIVLGNDGLKMSKSKGNYPDVNEVFDRDGSDAMRWFLMSSPILRGGNLIVTEQGIREGVRQALLPIWNAYTFLQLYAEQEAKFDTSSTHVLDRYILAKTHDLVANVDAALAGTDIATATEEVRLFADVLTNWYVRRSRDRFWGGEDANPEAFNTLYTVLETTTRVVAPLLPHVAEVIYRGLTGERSVHLADFPKAEDYPADADLVSAMDATRAVASAASSVRKANKLRNRLPLPKLTVAFAGSQSLADFADIIRDEVNVKEVELTDDVDSVGTFQVVCNAKVAGPRLGKDVQRAIKNLKAGNYERRGDEVVVDGDIVLSPEEYTERLQAANPDSTARIEGLDGLVVLDTEVTEELEAEGWAADVIRGLQDARKNSGFDVSDRISVVLAVPEDKKEWAQRHADTIAGEVLATEFSVVTEPLADAHDILGDVTATVAKN; encoded by the coding sequence ATGGTGAAAAAGATTTACCCCAAGGTCGATATGACCGGCGGCTCGAGCCGTTTCCCGGATATGGAAGAAGAAGTCCAGAAGTACTGGAAGCAGGATGATACGTTCCAGGCTTCTTTGGAAAAGACCAAGGACTGCCCCGAATACATCTTTTATGATGGCCCTCCCTTTGCCAACGGCCTACCGCACTACGGCCACCTGCTCACCGGTTACGTCAAGGATATCGTGCCGCGTTACCGCACGATGGCCGGAAATTACGTCCCCCGCGTCTTCGGCTGGGATACCCACGGCCTGCCCGCGGAGCTAGAGGCAGAAAAGCAGCTCGGTATTACCGATAAAGCCCAGATCGAGGACATGGGCCTGGATAAGTTCAACGAGTACTGCGCCAAGTCGGTGCTGGAATACACCGATGAGTGGGAAGATTACGTCAACCGCCAGGCGCGTTGGGTGGACTTTGATAATGGCTACAAGACCATGGATATCAACTTCATGGAATCGGTCATGTGGGCGTTCAAGGAGCTCTATGACAAGGGCCTGATCTACAAGGGCTTCCGCGTCCTGCCGTATTCCTGGGCGGAGCATACCTCCTTGTCCAACCAGGAAACGCGCTTGGATGATTCCTATAAGATGCGCCAGGATCCCACCTTGACGGTGACCTTCCCGGTCGCGGGCGCTCGAGAGGGCACCGCGGCGGAGAAGACACTGGCGGATTACCCCGCGCTTGCCGATGCCTCCTTCCTCGCCTGGACCACCACCCCCTGGACCCTGCCGTCCAACGAGGCGCTGGCGGTTCACCCGGAGGTCTCTTACGCACTATTTAAGGCCACCGACGGCGAATTCGCCGGCCGCACGTTCATCATGGCCGAAAACCTGCTGGGCACCCTGGAAAAGGAGCTGGGTGAGGCGGAGGTGCTGGACACCTTCACCGGCGCGCAGCTCGAGGGCTTTAAGTACGAGCCGATCTTCGGCTTCTTCCCAGACCTGCGCAATGCTTATCAGGTACTGTTGGCGGACTACGTCACCACCGAAGACGGTACGGGTGTTGTCCACCAGGCACCCGCCTTTGGTGAAGACGATATGAATACCACCAATGAATACGACATCGAGTTGGTGGTCCCAGTGAATGAGGACGGCAAGTTCACCTCCCAGGTCCCGCCATACGAGGGTCAGCTGGTCTTCGATGCGAATAAGTCCATCATCAAAGACCTCAAGGCCGCTGGGCGAGTGGTGCGCCACGTCACCATCGAGCACTCCTACCCGCACTCCTGGCGCTCGGGCGAGCCGCTTATCTACATGGCTCTGCCCGCATGGTTCGTAAAGGTCACCGAATTCCGCGATCGCATGGTGGAGCTTAACCACAACGAGATCGAGTGGCTGCCGGAGCACATCCGCGATGGCCAATTTGGTAAGTGGCTGGAAGGCGCCCGTGACTGGAATATCTCCCGCACCCGCTACTGGGGCGCGCCCATCCCGGTGTGGATGTCCGATAATGACGAGTACCCGCGCATGGACGTCTACGGCTCTTTGGATGAGCTGGAGAGGGACTTCGGCAAGCGCCCGGAGTCGCTGCACCGCCCGCACATCGATGAGCTGACCCGCCCCAACCCGGACGATCCCACCGGCAAGTCCACCATGCGCCGCGTGCCGGACGTGCTGGACTGCTGGTTCGAATCTGGCTCCATGCCGTTTGCGCAAAAGCACTACCCGTTTGAAAACAAAGAGTGGTTTGAAACCCACTCGCCGGCGGACTTCATCGTGGAGTACTCCGGGCAAACCCGCGGCTGGTTCTACCTGCTGCACGTGCTGTCCACCGCGCTCTTTGACCGCCCGGCGTTCAAGAAGGTCGTGGCCCACGGCATCGTCTTGGGCAATGACGGGCTCAAGATGTCCAAGTCCAAGGGCAACTACCCGGACGTCAACGAGGTCTTTGACCGCGATGGCTCCGATGCCATGCGCTGGTTCCTGATGTCCTCGCCCATCCTGCGCGGCGGCAACCTCATCGTCACCGAGCAGGGCATCCGCGAGGGCGTGCGCCAGGCGCTGCTTCCCATCTGGAATGCGTACACCTTCCTGCAGCTCTACGCCGAGCAGGAAGCTAAGTTCGATACGAGTTCCACGCACGTGCTTGACCGCTACATCCTGGCCAAGACCCACGATCTTGTGGCCAATGTCGATGCCGCGCTGGCGGGGACCGATATCGCCACCGCTACCGAAGAGGTTCGCCTTTTCGCCGATGTGCTGACCAACTGGTACGTCCGCCGCTCCCGCGATCGCTTCTGGGGCGGCGAGGATGCCAACCCGGAGGCCTTCAATACCCTCTACACCGTGCTGGAGACCACCACGCGCGTGGTGGCCCCGCTGCTGCCGCACGTCGCCGAGGTCATCTACCGCGGCCTGACCGGTGAGCGCTCCGTCCACCTGGCGGACTTCCCGAAGGCCGAGGACTACCCCGCGGATGCGGACCTGGTTTCTGCCATGGACGCCACTCGCGCGGTGGCATCGGCTGCGTCTTCGGTGCGCAAGGCTAATAAGCTGCGCAACCGCCTGCCGCTGCCGAAGCTCACCGTTGCTTTCGCGGGCTCTCAGAGCCTGGCGGACTTCGCGGACATCATCCGCGATGAGGTCAATGTCAAAGAGGTTGAGCTTACTGACGATGTCGATTCCGTCGGCACCTTCCAGGTGGTCTGCAACGCCAAGGTTGCCGGTCCGCGCTTGGGCAAGGACGTCCAGCGCGCCATCAAGAACCTTAAGGCGGGCAACTACGAGCGCCGCGGCGATGAGGTCGTGGTTGACGGGGACATCGTCTTGAGCCCCGAGGAATATACCGAGCGTTTGCAGGCTGCGAACCCGGATTCCACGGCCCGCATCGAGGGCTTGGATGGCCTTGTCGTTCTGGATACCGAGGTCACCGAGGAGCTCGAGGCCGAAGGTTGGGCCGCCGATGTTATCCGCGGCCTGCAGGATGCCCGCAAGAACTC